Proteins found in one Macaca nemestrina isolate mMacNem1 chromosome 4, mMacNem.hap1, whole genome shotgun sequence genomic segment:
- the LOC105475355 gene encoding fibroleukin, whose protein sequence is MKLANWYWLSSAVLATYSFLVVANNETEEIQDERAKDICPVRLESRGKCEEAGECPYQVSLPPLTIQLPKQFSRIEEVFKEVQNLKEIVNSLKKSCQDCKLQADDNGDPGRNGLLLPSTGAPGEVGDNRVRELESEVNKLSSELKNAKEEINVLHGRLEKLNLVNMNNIENYVDSKVANLTFVVNSLDGKCSKCPSQEQIQSRPVQHLIYKDCSDYYAIGKRSSETYRVTPDPKNRSFEVYCDMETMGGGWTVLQARLDGSTNFTRTWQDYKAGFGNLRREFWLGNDKIHLLTKSKEMILRIDLEDFNGVKLYALYDQFYVANEFLKYRLHVGNYNGTAGDALRFNKHYNHDLKFFTTPDKDNDRYPSGNCGLYYSSGWWFDACLSANLNGKYYHQKYRGVRNGIFWGTWPGVSEAHPGGYKSSFKEAKMMIRPKHFKP, encoded by the exons ATGAAGCTGGCTAACTGGTACTGGCTGAGCTCAGCTGTTCTTGCCACTTACAGTTTTTTGGTTGTGGCAaacaatgaaacagaagaaattCAAGATGAAAGAGCAAAGGACATCTGCCCAGTGAGACTAGAAAGCAGAGGGAAATGCGAAGAGGCAGGGGAGTGCCCCTACCAGGTAAGCCTGCCCCCCTTGACTATTCAGCTCCCGAAGCAATTCAGCAGGATCGAGGAGGTGTTCAAAGAAGTCCAGAACCTCAAGGAAATCGTAAACAGTCTAAAGAAATCTTGCCAAGACTGCAAGCTGCAGGCTGATGACAACGGAGACCCAGGCAGAAATGGACTGCTGTTACCCAGTACAGGAGCCCCGGGAGAGGTTGGTGATAACAGAGTTAGAGAATTAGAGAGTGAGGTTAACAAGCTGTCCTCTGAGCTAAAGAATGCCAAAGAGGAGATCAATGTACTTCATGGTCGCCTAGAGAAGCTGAATCTTGTAAATATGAACAACATAGAAAATTATGTTGACAGCAAAGTGGCAAATCTAACATTTGTTGTCAATAGTTTGGATGGCAAATGTTCAAAGTGTCCCAGCCAAGAACAAATACAGTCACGTCCAG ttCAACATCTAATATATAAAGATTGCTCTGACTACTATGCAATAGGCAAAAGAAGCAGTGAGACCTACAGAGTTACACCTGATCCCAAAAATCGTAGCTTTGAAGTTTACTGTGACATGGAGACCATGGGGGGAGGCTGGACAGTGCTGCAGGCACGTCTCGATGGGAGCACCAACTTCACCAGAACATGGCAAGACTACAAAGCAGGCTTTGGAAACCTCAGAAGGGAATTTTGGCTGGGGAACGATAAAATTCATCTTCTGACCAAGAGTAAGGAAATGATTCTGAGAATAGATCTTGAAGACTTCAATGGTGTCAAACTATATGCCTTGTATGATCAGTTTTACGTGGCCAATGAGTTTCTCAAATACCGTTTACACGTTGGTAACTATAATGGCACAGCTGGAGATGCGTTACGTTTCAACAAACATTACAACCATGATCTGAAGTTTTTCACCACCCCAGATAAAGACAATGATCGATATCCTTCTGGGAACTGTGGGCTGTACTACAGTTCAGGCTGGTGGTTTGACGCATGTCTTTCTGCAAACTTAAATGGCAAATATTATCACCAAAAATACAGAGGTGTCCGTAATGGGATTTTCTGGGGCACCTGGCCTGGTGTAAGTGAGGCACACCCTGGTGGCTACAAGTCCTCCTTCAAAGAGGCTAAGATGATGATCAGACCCAAGCACTTTAAGCCATAA